In Sphingobacterium thalpophilum, a genomic segment contains:
- a CDS encoding TIM barrel protein, whose product MKRSDFIKGSLLAAGAGLAGQTFASTTQNTANTMDKGKTFNLNYAPHQGMFKNHAGDSFLDEIRYMYDLGFRGIEDNGYLGRTLDEQQKIGDLLAKLGMTMGVFVVDGGQNWMPSLATGKQEYLDKFVETCKKSVEAAKRCNAKWLTVVPGFYERKLPWGNQFSNILTAMRKGAEIFEPHGLVMVLETLSDTPDLFLQQTHETYALCKAVNSPSCKILYDIYHMQRTEGDLIANMNRCWDEIAYIQIGDNPGRKEPTTGEINYKNVFKHIHSKGYKGIMGMEHGISKPGKEGEDRLVAAYREVDSFL is encoded by the coding sequence ATGAAGAGATCGGATTTTATTAAAGGTAGTCTTTTGGCCGCGGGGGCAGGACTAGCTGGACAGACTTTTGCGTCTACAACTCAAAATACAGCAAATACGATGGATAAAGGAAAGACATTCAATTTAAATTATGCTCCCCATCAGGGAATGTTCAAAAATCATGCAGGTGATAGTTTCCTGGATGAAATTCGGTATATGTATGATTTGGGATTCCGTGGAATAGAAGATAATGGCTATTTGGGTAGAACATTGGACGAGCAGCAGAAGATCGGTGATTTATTAGCGAAGTTAGGCATGACCATGGGTGTATTTGTTGTGGATGGCGGACAAAACTGGATGCCTTCTTTAGCGACAGGAAAACAGGAGTATTTGGACAAGTTTGTCGAAACATGCAAGAAGTCTGTCGAAGCTGCCAAGCGTTGTAACGCAAAATGGCTGACTGTGGTACCGGGCTTTTATGAAAGAAAACTGCCTTGGGGTAATCAGTTCAGCAATATCCTTACTGCGATGCGTAAGGGTGCGGAGATCTTTGAACCACATGGTTTGGTGATGGTGTTGGAAACCTTAAGTGATACACCAGATTTGTTTTTGCAGCAAACGCATGAGACCTATGCTTTATGTAAGGCCGTGAATAGTCCATCCTGTAAAATTTTGTATGATATTTATCATATGCAGCGTACCGAAGGAGATTTAATTGCAAATATGAATCGTTGTTGGGATGAAATTGCGTATATTCAAATCGGCGATAATCCAGGTCGTAAAGAACCGACTACGGGCGAGATCAATTATAAAAACGTATTCAAACACATTCATAGTAAAGGATATAAGGGTATCATGGGGATGGAGCATGGTATTTCCAAGCCTGGTAAAGAGGGTGAGGATCGCTTGGTGGCGGCATATCGCGAGGTCGATAGCTTTTTGTAA
- a CDS encoding nucleoside permease — MSSTIKFKLSFMMFLEFFIWGGWFVTLGTFLSKNLNATEFEKANVFSTQSLGAIIAPFIVGMIADRYFNAERILGVLHLVGAVLMYQMYSATNMSTFYPYVLAYMILYMPTLALTSSVSFRQLTNPEKQFSGIRIWGTIGWIVAGLVISYFWDAKASEGALKNTFLLSGVASLVLGIFSFALPKTPPVKLDETEKPSFASIIGLDAIKLLKDKNFLIFFISSVLICIPLAFYYSNANPFLSEIGLENATGKMTIGQGSEVLFLLALPIFFTRFGFKKTILVGMLAWVIRYLLFAYGNAGELSFMLLIGIALHGICYDFFFVSGQIYTDSKAGVKYKSAAQGLITLATYGVGQLIGFWVAGYVGDKYKAMKATDLAGFWNHTWVVPAIIAAVVFFIFLALFKDEKIDSTNAAH; from the coding sequence ATTTCATCAACAATAAAATTTAAACTATCCTTTATGATGTTCCTCGAATTTTTTATTTGGGGGGGATGGTTTGTCACATTAGGTACTTTCTTGAGCAAGAATTTGAATGCAACAGAATTTGAAAAGGCCAATGTATTTTCAACACAATCATTGGGAGCGATTATCGCGCCTTTTATTGTCGGAATGATTGCAGACCGTTATTTTAATGCGGAGCGTATTTTGGGTGTTTTACACTTGGTCGGTGCAGTATTAATGTATCAGATGTATAGCGCAACAAACATGTCGACATTTTATCCGTATGTTTTGGCTTATATGATACTTTACATGCCAACATTGGCTTTGACTAGTTCAGTTTCTTTTCGGCAATTGACCAATCCGGAAAAACAATTTTCAGGAATACGTATCTGGGGGACAATTGGTTGGATTGTTGCTGGTTTAGTTATTAGCTATTTTTGGGATGCAAAAGCATCTGAAGGAGCATTAAAAAATACCTTCCTATTATCGGGTGTTGCTTCTTTAGTATTGGGTATATTTTCTTTTGCATTACCTAAAACTCCACCGGTTAAACTGGACGAAACCGAAAAACCGTCCTTTGCATCAATCATTGGTCTGGATGCGATCAAATTGTTGAAAGACAAAAACTTCTTGATCTTTTTCATTTCTTCGGTATTGATCTGTATTCCATTGGCATTTTATTATTCAAATGCAAACCCTTTTCTTTCTGAGATAGGGCTGGAAAATGCTACTGGTAAAATGACAATTGGTCAGGGATCTGAGGTATTGTTCTTGTTGGCACTCCCAATTTTCTTTACAAGATTTGGCTTTAAGAAAACAATTTTGGTCGGTATGTTGGCTTGGGTAATCCGTTACCTGTTATTTGCTTATGGCAATGCAGGTGAATTGTCGTTCATGTTGTTGATCGGTATTGCATTGCACGGTATCTGTTATGACTTTTTCTTTGTTTCGGGACAAATTTATACGGACAGCAAAGCAGGTGTTAAATACAAATCTGCAGCACAGGGCTTGATCACGCTGGCAACATATGGTGTTGGACAGTTGATCGGTTTCTGGGTAGCGGGTTACGTCGGAGACAAATACAAAGCAATGAAAGCAACAGACCTAGCAGGATTCTGGAATCATACCTGGGTTGTACCTGCAATTATCGCAGCTGTTGTATTTTTTATCTTTTTAGCTTTATTTAAGGACGAAAAGATCGACAGTACAAATGCTGCACACTAA